The following proteins come from a genomic window of Chanos chanos chromosome 15, fChaCha1.1, whole genome shotgun sequence:
- the agtr2 gene encoding type-2 angiotensin II receptor, with protein sequence MDTNHTLNLSAPDVSSLYATNASCDSISPTEYQKSIIPTLYSCIFILGFLGNVLVVFVLCRGSARRTVANTYLVNLALSDLLFLTSLPFWAVYYSLDYNWVFGTLMCKLCGGLLSLNVYASIYFITCMSVDRYRAIVHPLSSQSSRSVCRARVVSGAIWVIAALSTLPTLVFRETRHLPELNVTACVILYPDPRWSAALDLAKNVLAFLMPFVVIATCYGRIAGHLLAAPNHIEQSSAHLDRVLRMVVAVVTAFFLCWCPFHVLTLVRALGAFGVQNTCWMEQTLSTLLPLSLCLGFSNSAINPFLYCFVGNHFREQLWRLYEERAPRLTQKRDSISTRLSSFSRKLSDLREPGPLETLTQHSGP encoded by the coding sequence atggatacgaACCACACCCTTAATCTCTCCGCACCCGATGTGTCATCATTGTACGCCACCAACGCGTCATGTGACTCCATATCGCCGACGGAGTACCAGAAGAGCATCATCCCCACTCTCTATAGCTGTATCTTTATACTGGGTTTCCTTGGCAACGTGCTGgtggtgtttgtgctgtgtcGGGGCTCGGCCCGTCGCACGGTGGCGAACACATACCTGGTGAACTTGGCGCTGTCGGACCTGCTGTTCCTGACCAGCCTTCCGTTCTGGGCAGTGTATTACAGTCTGGACTATAACTGGGTGTTTGGCACTCTGATGTGTAAACTCTGTGGGGGTCTGCTGTCTCTGAACGTCTACGCCAGCATTTACTTCATCACCTGTATGAGCGTCGACCGCTACCGCGCCATCGTACACCCGCTCAGTTCTCAGTCCAGCCGCAGCGTGTGCCGCGCCCGCGTGGTGAGCGGTGCCATCTGGGTCATCGCTGCCCTCAGCACGCTGCCCACGCTAGTGTTCCGCGAGACGCGCCACCTTCCCGAGCTCAACGTCACCGCCTGTGTCATCCTCTACCCCGACCCTCGGTGGAGCGCCGCTCTCGACCTCGCCAAGAACGTACTCGCCTTCCTCATGCCCTTCGTCGTCATAGCGACCTGCTACGGCCGCATCGCCGGGCACCTGTTGGCCGCGCCCAACCACATAGAGCAAAGCTCCGCCCACTTGGACCGCGTGCTGCGGATGGTTGTTGCCGTGGTAACGGCGTTCTTCCTGTGTTGGTGCCCCTTCCACGTGTTGACGTTGGTGAGGGCCCTGGGGGCGTTCGGTGTGCAGAATACGTGTTGGATGGAGCAGACACTGAGCAcactgctgcctctctctctctgtctggggtTCTCCAACAGTGCCATTAACCCTTTCCTCTACTGCTTCGTGGGGAACCACTTCCGCGAGCAGCTGTGGAGACTGTACGAGGAGAGAGCGCCGCGTCTCACGCAGAAGAGGGACTCCATTAGCACACGTCTCAGCTCCTTCTCCAGGAAACTCAGTGACCTGAGAGAGCCAGGACCGCTAGAGactctcacacaacacagtggCCCCTAG
- the LOC115828348 gene encoding SH2 domain-containing protein 1A-like, giving the protein MEELAVYHGAISKAVAEKLLGACGRDGSYLIRDSESVQGTYCLCVLSDTYVYTYRLYQVEGGFWTAETAPGARERLFRKLRNLIASFTRPNQGIVTPLLYPVIRLPRDRINNVN; this is encoded by the exons atGGAGGAACTTGCCGTTTATCACGGAGCCATCAGCAAGGCTGTAGCTGAGAAACTGTTGGGAGCGTGTGGGAGAGATGGGAGTTATCTGATCCGAGACAGCGAGAGTGTACAGGGAACATACTgcctctgtgtgct ATCTGACAcgtatgtgtatacatacagaCTGTACCAAGTGGAGGGCGGCTTTTGGACGGCAGAG ACTGCCCCAGGAGCGAGGGAACGGCTCTTCCGAAAACTCAGGAATCTCATAGCGTCTTTTACGCGGCCGAACCAGGGCATTGTGACCCCTCTGCTCTACCCCGTCATCAGGCTCCCCCGTGACAGGATCAACAACGTTAATTAA